CGAAGCGCTCATGATGGCAGAGCACCACCTCGCGCACATCGGCCAGCGAGCGCAGGGGCTTGAGGATCTTGTTGCCGTTGTCCGGGTGGGTGAAAATGCTTTCGCGCTCGTTGCCGTCCAGAGGGCCCTCCTTGTTCAGGATGCTGTCCGGGACGCCGATCTTGCCGATGTCGTGGAGGATGCCGGCCATGCGGATCAGGGCGAGATCGTGCTCATCCAGCCCGACCGAGCGGCCCAGGGCCACGGAGTAGAGCGAGACGCGCTCGTTGTGGCCCTCGGTGTACTTGTCCTTGGCCTCGATGGCGTTGGCCAGGGAGGCGATCACCATGTCGGCCCGCTCGAGCAGGTCGTTCAGGTGCTTCATCCTGAGCAGCGAGCGCACGCGGGCGCGCAGCTCGGCCAGGTTGACCGGCTTGTTCAGGAAATCATCCGCCCCGGCTTCGATCGCGGCGATCTTGTCATCCGGGTTGTTGACCGCGGTGATCATCACCACCGGGATGAGGCGGGTGTCCTCGCCGGACTTGATGATGCGGCAGACCTCGATCCCGCTGATATGGGGCATCATCATGTCGAGCAGGATCAGGTCGGGACGCTGGCTGCGCACCAGCGCCAGCGCCTGGGCGCCATCGGCCGCCTCGAGCGTGGAGTGCCCCTCCTTGGCCAGCAGGAACGACAGTCCGCGCCGGATGGCGGTGTCGTCATCCACCACCAGCACGAGCGAGCGATAGCCGCCCTCGGTGCCCGCCGGGGGGTGGTCGGTGGTCTCGGCCTGCCCGGTTTGTGTCTCCATCATCCGTTCTCCAGCAACTGTTTGACCACGCGGATCAGGTCGCGGTAGTCGAAAGGTTTGGTCATGTAGTAGTCGGCGCCGGCCTCCAGGCCCTCGGCCCTCTCGCGCTCCTGGCCGCGGGCCGAGAGGAACACGATCCGCACCCGGCTGGTGTCCGGGTCGCCGCGCAGGGCGCGGCAGACCTGCAGCCCGTTCATCCCGCGCATCATCACGTCCAGCAGCACCAGGTCGGGTTTCTCGCTGCGCACCAGGGCCAGCGCCTGCTCGCCGTCCTCGCTGGTCAAGGTCTCGAAACCGGCGTTCTCCAGGCAGCGGGCCAGGCCCAGCCTGAGCATGCGCTCATCGTCCACGATCAGAATCTTATGCCGGCTTTGGCTCATCGCTTTCCTCGTTCTCTCCCTCCAGGGCGGTGCGCATGTCGGCATCCAGCAGGGTGAACAGGACTGTGGTCCCACGGCCGAGTTCGCTCTCGATCCAGATCTCGCCGCCCAGGCGCTCGATGATGGACTTGGAGATGGTCATCCCCAGGCCGCTGCCCTCGGAGTGGTGGTCGATGCTCTCCAACTGGCCGAAGCGGTCGAAGACTTTAGAGATGTCATCGCCGCGGATGCCCTTGCCCGTGTCCGAGACTGTCACCAGGCCCATCCCGTCACGCCGGCTCAGCTCCACGCTGATCCGCCCGTTCTCGGGGGTGAAACGCACGGCGTTCGAGACGATGTTGGTCAGGACCTGGATCACCTTGTCGTAATCGCCCCAGAGCCGCAGGTCGGGAGCTTGGATCTCCCGGTACTCGAAGGCTATGCGCTTGGCCTCGATCGAGGGTTTCAGGCCGTTGAGCGTGTCGGCCACCACGGCGCGGAACTCCAGCTTGTCCAGCTTGAAACGCATCCGTCCAGCCTCGATCTTGCTCAGGTCGAGCACGTCGTTGATCAGGCGGGTCAGGCGCTTGCAGTTGTCGACAATCGTGCCGAGGAACTCGGTGCGGCTTTCCTCGGAGTCGGCCAGGCCGTCGAGCAGCATCTCGGAGTAAAGCAGGATCGAGCTGAGCGGTGTGCGCAGCTCGTGGGAGACCAGGGAGAGGAAATCGTCCTTGGCCTTGTCCAGGGTCTTAAGGGCCTCGTAGGCGCGCCCCAGCTCGGCGTGCTTGGCCTCCAGCTCGCGGGTGCGCTCCTGGACGCTGGCCTCGAGCTCGCGGTTCCAGGCCTCGATTTTCTCGCGCGAGGCCTTGAGCTGATCGATCATGTTGTTGAACGATTCGGCCAGCACGCCGATCTCGTCCTCGCGCTCCACGCTCACCTTGCGGTCGAGGTCTCCGCGGGCCACGGCCTGGGTGGCGCCGGCCAGCTCGAACACCGGTCCGGCCACATGGCCCACCATCAGCACGGTGATCAGCGACCCGCCGGCGACCATCAGCAGCGAGATGAGCACGGCCTTGCGCGTTCCGGCCTCCAGGGCGTCGTGCAGGCTGGCCAGCGAGACATCCAGCACGGCGAAGCCCAGTTTCTGCCTCAGCACGGCCGAGCCCGCGCTCGAGGCCCCGGCAGTGGGCGGCGCGAACAGCAGCATCTCGTCGTTCTCGGGCGTCTTGCGCTCGATTTCGATCAGGGTGGCGGCGCGCCAGAGGTCGGGCCGCGGGGTGGAGTACCAGCGGCGGCTGGTCAGGGTGTCCAGCTCGCCTCCGAGCTTCCAGCGCGGGTCGGAGGGCATGTCCAGCCGGGAGGAGCGGGCGTTGGGCGTGACCGTTATCCCGCCGGAGTCGGCCAGCACCAGGACCTGGCCTTTCAGGTCGGTGATCAGCACCCGCTCGATCTCGCTCTCCTTGAGCACGCCGGAGATGAGGGTCTTGATGGTCACGGTGTCGCGCGAGAGCACGGCATACTGGCTGTTGAACGCCAGGTTGCCGGAGAGTGAGAGGGCGCGCTTGGCCAGCTCGTCCATCATCGAGCTGCGCTGACGGGAGAGGAAAAAGGTGGTCAGGGTGGTGGAGATGGCTATGATCAGCAGCACCACCGCCAGGATGGATTTGGCTTTCAGGCGCGAGCGTATTGACCGGACGAGGGTTTGCAGCATTCAACTGCCTCCGTTACGCACGATCACGGCTTTATCCCGCACGGCTTTGGGTATGTTCAGCCCCAGGCTGGAAGCGACGAAATCGTTGATGTAGAGCTGCACCCGCCGCGGCCCCACCACCCGCGTCCCCGATTCGGCGCCGCTCAGACGGCGCAGGGCCATCTCCGCGGTCTGGCGCCCGATGTCGGAGTAGTCCACACCCAGGGCCAGCGGAGTGCCGGCCTCGGCCACCGCCCGGCTGGCGGCGATAATGGGTACGCTGTTCTGGAAACATTCGAGCAGGATGAAACGGATGATCCGGCTGTCGTAGACCAGGTTGTCGGGCGGCATCCAGACCACGTCCACATCCGGCAGCAGCGAGCGCAGCGCCTCGGGGACATCCCGCTCGCCGCTGATCACGCGCGGCTCCAGGCGCAGCCCCAGCTCATCGGCCTGACGGATCACCGCGCTGTAGAGAGCGGCGCTCGAACGGCTGTAGAGCAGCCCCACTCGGCGCGCCTCGGGCAGCGCCTGACGGATCATCTGCAACTGTTCGCGCAGCGGGACCAGCAGGGTTACGCCGGAGGCCGGCAGGTCCGGAGTA
This genomic interval from bacterium contains the following:
- a CDS encoding response regulator translates to MMETQTGQAETTDHPPAGTEGGYRSLVLVVDDDTAIRRGLSFLLAKEGHSTLEAADGAQALALVRSQRPDLILLDMMMPHISGIEVCRIIKSGEDTRLIPVVMITAVNNPDDKIAAIEAGADDFLNKPVNLAELRARVRSLLRMKHLNDLLERADMVIASLANAIEAKDKYTEGHNERVSLYSVALGRSVGLDEHDLALIRMAGILHDIGKIGVPDSILNKEGPLDGNERESIFTHPDNGNKILKPLRSLADVREVVLCHHERFDGRGYPRGLRAQEIPLLARIVSIADSYDAMTTTRSYRKALSRETALEELRRNAGIMWDPSLVEAFISLAESGGLDSLPAVGESRDA
- a CDS encoding response regulator — its product is MSQSRHKILIVDDERMLRLGLARCLENAGFETLTSEDGEQALALVRSEKPDLVLLDVMMRGMNGLQVCRALRGDPDTSRVRIVFLSARGQERERAEGLEAGADYYMTKPFDYRDLIRVVKQLLENG
- a CDS encoding cell wall metabolism sensor histidine kinase WalK, encoding MLQTLVRSIRSRLKAKSILAVVLLIIAISTTLTTFFLSRQRSSMMDELAKRALSLSGNLAFNSQYAVLSRDTVTIKTLISGVLKESEIERVLITDLKGQVLVLADSGGITVTPNARSSRLDMPSDPRWKLGGELDTLTSRRWYSTPRPDLWRAATLIEIERKTPENDEMLLFAPPTAGASSAGSAVLRQKLGFAVLDVSLASLHDALEAGTRKAVLISLLMVAGGSLITVLMVGHVAGPVFELAGATQAVARGDLDRKVSVEREDEIGVLAESFNNMIDQLKASREKIEAWNRELEASVQERTRELEAKHAELGRAYEALKTLDKAKDDFLSLVSHELRTPLSSILLYSEMLLDGLADSEESRTEFLGTIVDNCKRLTRLINDVLDLSKIEAGRMRFKLDKLEFRAVVADTLNGLKPSIEAKRIAFEYREIQAPDLRLWGDYDKVIQVLTNIVSNAVRFTPENGRISVELSRRDGMGLVTVSDTGKGIRGDDISKVFDRFGQLESIDHHSEGSGLGMTISKSIIERLGGEIWIESELGRGTTVLFTLLDADMRTALEGENEESDEPKPA
- a CDS encoding ABC transporter substrate-binding protein, which translates into the protein MSRHIPRWLTLICALLLGLPSSWTVQARTLRVVLIKSDRVWHEYSETSRVIASTLRESSLSVEVEETFLESDPARLPAFWKSLGQKQPDLLITVGTPATRSGMQYAGNLPLIFTLVLDNPTGEDANSTPDLPASGVTLLVPLREQLQMIRQALPEARRVGLLYSRSSAALYSAVIRQADELGLRLEPRVISGERDVPEALRSLLPDVDVVWMPPDNLVYDSRIIRFILLECFQNSVPIIAASRAVAEAGTPLALGVDYSDIGRQTAEMALRRLSGAESGTRVVGPRRVQLYINDFVASSLGLNIPKAVRDKAVIVRNGGS